The Cicer arietinum cultivar CDC Frontier isolate Library 1 chromosome 1, Cicar.CDCFrontier_v2.0, whole genome shotgun sequence genome contains the following window.
GCACTTgccttaattaaaaaattgatatataaaaaaaaaacaatttattcatatctaatGAAGTCCATATATGTTCTGCAGAATAtcgttataaaatatatataattaaaattctcTTTTACtcacatttatatttttcaactgGTTACAAGATCTAAGTTTGATGTACATCGAAAATGTAAAGTTTAAATTTGAACTATTATCCAtcagaaatctatattttaagatttaattcaacatttttaaaagttcaacaaaaaaacaGTGAAGTGCTATTATTTTTCTACTGAAAACACTGctgttataaattaaattatagataaactttttaaaaaattattattattttaattctttgttaaatattatttatagtaAAATTAATGATGAATTTCACCTTATAGTTTTAATATCTAAATTGACTGAGTAAAAAACATTGTCTAAATtgacttttgtttttattttattgaaaattgacTTTTACCAACTAACAATTCTTATGGCTACTAATCAAAATGGAAAATTcacatagaaaaataattatataaaaaaaagtaggtGTTGAATGAATatcttaagaaaattaaatggtACATAAGTGCTCATTCAAAATTGACTAGTTAACGGATTTGTAATTATATGTCACGACCTTGAGCAAATCTACTTTTTAAGTCAATCAAAAGCTACTACGAATGTGTTTCTTTTCGCACGTAAAACTCGTtgcatgttttttatttgtggtcgacaaaaatggaacatcAATGAAATGCCGACACGTGACATTGCTTTGGAATCAGCTCACGTAGGCAGCACATGATTTGAACTGTGGGCCCCACAAAACTTTGATTACAGTTCCAAACAGGCACGTGtgctgatgatgattatattcatattcatatgcTTTCTTAACTACTTAGTACTTCAATTAAAATATTCCAAGATATGATTTGTAgatttttattaaacataattatattcaatttcgtaagaggttttgaaaaacaaaagaattttttattattatttgacatGTTTGCTTTCAAATGAATTTTGACCTAAAGAGGTGAAATCAGCCAAATATGTTGTTCAATTcgattatctatatatattttaaatataaattattttatatttaatatattttttggccaaataatatttttaagttttcatTCCACTAGTTTTCAgttataaaaacttttttgacgtctttttatcttaaaaaaataataaattttattataattaatttacataatttcgaatttaaattcaaaacaaatCTTTCAACTTAATAACATTGATATGTGTCAAGATATTCCGATATTTTGACTTTTGTGGACTTGGTTTGTTGTCTTCAAAATTGATAACATGAAGTGAATAAAGTTAAAAATCGAATGTTAATTGTCATAATAATTGACTTTTATGTACTATACGTAATTCATTAATAGTGAATTTCAGTTGGCTATACTTGGTTGTTGTTCAGTGTTCCATCTTGATGTTGCCTAGATTTGTCTTTTTAATTGACATGCTATATATTAGAATGGAAATTTGTGTTCTGGTACGAATCCAAAGCCACAAAGTCAAAAAACCCCATCGAAGAGGAAATTAAAGCACTCATTAGAgaacaattttttaatgattatagTAGGTGACAAAACTTAAAGATGTTCAAGATTCAAAATATCACCATACACTGAATATTGGTAAGATTATATGGGTGAAAAAAAATCCAACGTTTCAAAGGATATAACTTTTAGTCTCATTTACCTTTTGCTTCATAAGTTTTCTCTATCATATAGTAATTTTATTTGAGATATATTGAAtattaaatatagataattttttcAGTTGAAATTCTAATTCATCAAgataatctaatttattttactaaatctAGCTTGCAATGATGTCGtgttgtatatattttttttttgtcaaatatgaCCATCATATAGccaatttgaataatttatttaatgtattcTAAATATCATTATTTTCTCCCTAACCTGCTTTTGTAGAGGGAATTAATATATTTCTACTGAGCTATCAAAAAAACCCTCACTTCTAAGgtcactttaaatttttttttattaaatttttaatattaggctccctactaaaataatttttttaaaatctcggTCCATTATTTAACGGAGCTTAACAGAGGGGCTTATAGAGcctcaatattttgttaattttgataatttttttcaaaaaaattaaaagatattttttttctcaataaattttttgagaaaaataaaaaaaaaatgaaaaaaaagttatttctcaaaaaaaaaaagatcgaTTCTTTTCTTGAAAACGTGGGCCTATAGACCTactaagcccacaaaattttaggggttTTTAATGTGGGGGACTTTGTTTTTTTgggtcttttaaattataaatttttttgacccATCTAACATGTGGATTGGGGCCAATAATTAGGAGATTTGTCAaattgtcaaattgacagctgttacatattatttcaaaattataattgattcatTCACCTTCTCCTTAGGAGAATGtcatcaaaacattttttaaatgcCTTATAAAGTTACAACATGATATAAACTATCATTAGTTCtcattaattttaaatgtcCAAAGAGGCTCCCAAGATGAGATTAGGCCAATATTATTCTCCTCAAAGAAATTGAGGTTGTTATGATAGTCACTATTGTGGCTAGGACTTGAAATGAAGTTGTCAAATGATTGTTGTGGTGATTCTTGTGGAGTTTCTTCCATTTCCATATTGCAAATCAGAGTCATTAGATTAGCTTGTTCGAATTGCTTGTTAATAATCTCAGCTTGTGTCTTAGCTAATTGTTCTTGAAGCTCATTGATTTGCTTTTGAAGGTGACAAATTGTGCCTGCACAACCATATACTGGATCTCTTATTCTTGCACTTGCCTCATAAACCATGCTGCTCACTGCATCAGCTCTTTGAGACTCTGGAATTTCCTGAAAGATCAAAGAgaataatttcattaattataagTATTTGGTCCCTCCATATCTTTTTCCCACATGTTCTCTTGATGAATTTCCAAACCTTATTCACCATGTTATCGGAGATTAAGATACGTTGCAGtcaaacaattaaacacatataGATAATTCAACCAAGATAAGACGATTCGAATTTTAAGTtcgaattttatatttaaaaacaattaaaactcAAACTTGAAATTTAGATCGTTTAATTTTGATTGGACGGTCTAAATGTGTCCGACTTCACCATAATCAACTAAGATAAATCCAAATTGTGTTACGGGAGACCATCTACTAGTAGACTCATCCTCCTTCTTTGTTTACACTATAAAGAGACCCACCACATTTGCATAGAAAAATCTAATTTCCATAAACTAAATCATGTAATTACTTAATTatgaaattgtttttttaaaataaaaaatctttgaCAAATTAAAAGTGTGTAATTGTCAAAGTGTACATGTTGTGTGAAATATTAAACGGAAttcttattataattaattgagaAAAAAGGGGTTGATTCACCTATGAAAAATGAGAGAAATTCTTATGAAGAACTTTAAAACCGTTAAGGTTTATATGTGGAGAATATAGTCCATGATGTGTCAACTCAAATTGTTattgttaaataaaatgaataaaaaacaatatatgcCATTATAATTGCTGTGTACTATTTATATGTTGTAGCTGTCAAAGTTTTTAAGGGAATAATTCAAAATTAGGTATTCCATTCAATGGAGATTAGTTTTATCATCTATTTGTCCCCACGAAAATgccatatatatatagaataattATGCCGTGGTTGACAGTGATTAATCCTTTGTTTTTTATTACCACTTCTCAATTTATGTCTCTTCATCAATCAATTTGATGCAAAAAAGGAAAAATCACATGAGTGATATCCTATACAGAGCATGATGCAGAACTTTAGCTAATGCCTAATAGTAATTTACTGAATAACCATGTTACATATGTGACAAaaaattgtgcaaaattaatactACACAAAAAAGTTTAGTAATATTTGATGATAGATAATTTTTACATACTCATttctatctatttttttatatcaaattattaatatatcatatttatcatataattctctttatttatttatctctcaaagTATATATGGAGTGTTTggatatacataaataattttccataaaaaaatatcaaaatgtgcatattgtcttaaaaaaaatttaagaataaagataggtgattttttttagtgttttaaGCACATCTTTTAAAACCaagtaattttgatgaaattacagccacactataattttatttttattgaagttATAAAGtgaagttttaaattatatttacaatGTGATCTATTAAATTTTTCGTTAATTCAAACATATATTAAGTAAAAGTAATAATCATGTAATGtgaattaattaaacatatatttaaatcactgataaatttgtcaaaactaaaataatatcataattgTATTGAAACTCCAAAATATATTGTTTCATTCAAAATAAGTGAcgaattgaaattttaatatcataaattgaaattttaaaataagtgaatccaaacatacatattaatatattaatattaaaattaggcCTATATATCTACTTTACTAGTGTGGTCCTGTAAAATAACTACCTGTAATATCTTGATGATATTGCTGGCACCAAATACTCTATGAACAGTGGTAAATTTGGCAGGTTGAGTTGGAGGGAAGTAAGGTGCCAACACACATTTTTCAGCACATCTTCTTCTCAAAAACTTGCAAGCAGCACAAGGACTCATCACAACTTGTGGAGAAGTTGAAGAGTATTGAGAAAATATGTTTGTAATTTTGTCACTCTCCATGCTTTTTTCTCAAACTTGTATATTTTGTTCTTTTGTGTTTGGTATCTATCTAACTGTTTTTTGTGTGGTTTTTTTTTAGGATACAAAATTGGGGTTTGAGTGTGAGTTAGTAGTGTGTGTGGAGTTTGGTTTAGAAGCCAAAAGAAGAGTGCATTaatttatagaagaaaaaaaaaatgttattgttGAAATTAGTTAACTAACGTGGCTGCATTACCTCTTTTATGTTCCCACTTCTCCGTTAGGTGTTTGGATTGTGATGCTTTTATTTGGCAGCTTGTATGAAAATTCTTCCCAACTTTGAAAATATCCATTTTCCTCACATATATTCTACTtgttcctttattttattttttcatttactttaatctataactttattaattaaaaataaaaataatattcacatCAAGTAAGGGAAAATACTTGCGTTATATATGCCTAACTGGTAGGCCTTATAAATTTGACTATTAATTCTtgatgagaaaaataaacacATGCATGACCATGATGACCTACATGACTTATTCATCCTCCAGCTTTATTGGACTTGGATCATAGTAATTCCAACTCATAAAACCCAAAAATTCCACTCTAATCATTCACAATATGCTTAAACACAATAACTTCTAATTTGTGCATAACAAATGGGTAGATTCATTAGACATTAAAGTCGTTAGTCATTAACTTTTGTTTGTGTTTCATAGTACGTAAAAGATACGATACAATGTATAGATAAAGCATAAATGAAAAtttcctcaaaaagaaaaataaaacataaatgaaaATATTCTCTTTTAGACAATTActgatcataaaaaatatttatgttacaATTGTGTATTTTCATTgataagtattattattatttccattgtattttttttttagttatttatcaatttcaatttttaatatcacTTTGGTATAGTAATTTCacataaatattcatttaatgAGAAATGATTTGGtgcatgtataaaaaaaattaaatataaaataaactcaATTTATTTCCTTTGATCGAAACAAAccaataatttataaactttaaaattttaaaagttctaactaaatgtatttatattattaagttTGATTGACccaattttttattagatttattgaactatataaaaaagataTGATTGTTTTAGGATACTATTCAACACATACTAAAATACAAGCGAGGTCAGTCCATTAAACGAAACttattttgacaattttatttatttgagtcaaaaaaaattaatgtaatttttagattaaatatgttaattttgattaatttaattgtcTCTAAAAAGTTATACGTTATGCTATCTCTTAGATTTGGTCCCCAAAATCTAAAAAACAGGGAGTAGCTTTTAAGTTTTGTTAATCCAATAGAAACTCACCACCATGATGCTACGTAGtctattaaacaaaaattagtgaaatacgcatgattaattataattgatcGTGAATAAGTTGTGGATAATTTTTCTATAGCAAGTctagaatttataaaaaaattataataatgaaaagTGTAAAGATGAGGAATGGGGTCTCTAGTCTCTAGTAAAAAGAAAAGTGCACAGCCAGTCAGCCAATGTCGCGTTACTCGTAAGTCGTAAATATGGTCTACACTTAACTTAAGTAATGACTAAACTATatgttatatttaataaataattattgccAAGTAGTCAAGGTTTGAAGTTGCAAATGGTTTGTTTAATCCTGGGGGACCAAATTTAAAAGGTATAcagtattatttataattagtgAGAGTTATTGGAATTGGAATACTTTTTACCGCATCCAATCttgatgttttaaaatttgTCTCCTCTGaagtgaataatttattttagataataaaattaataatatgataATCAAATGAATTGTTTATATATGTGCACATGTATACTAATTGGTTATAATTAGAACCGTCAATAAAGTCCCAaagtttaaagttttttttcaaaaatctcaTGTTAAGCTTTTAATATTAGGTCCtctatttaactaattttttttaaagctaCAACTATTATTTCATTATGTTTTTGTGGGATCAACTGAGTGGCTCATAAgttcaatattttgttaattgagatatcttttatatttaatttatttctcgacaaaaaatttgaaattttttcaaaac
Protein-coding sequences here:
- the LOC101508383 gene encoding LOB domain-containing protein 1-like yields the protein MESDKITNIFSQYSSTSPQVVMSPCAACKFLRRRCAEKCVLAPYFPPTQPAKFTTVHRVFGASNIIKILQEIPESQRADAVSSMVYEASARIRDPVYGCAGTICHLQKQINELQEQLAKTQAEIINKQFEQANLMTLICNMEMEETPQESPQQSFDNFISSPSHNSDYHNNLNFFEENNIGLISSWEPLWTFKINEN